One window of Pseudomonadota bacterium genomic DNA carries:
- a CDS encoding EAL domain-containing protein, whose protein sequence is MRLGVRTAAWALALSSIPMLGMAVLTFYSSRTTLREELDSQLLSAARSELATVSQFVTDAAADLATWSNLHIIQDVLTDDEQGDASRELARLARQSSNFTEILALNDHGRVVAATRTAYIGLDLGDSAAFRAASARGAYRSDIEHSSISGSKALTIAEPIRADYDQHAIIGALIGVIDWNRVSDDLHSLSVLGARQDRDRRLLLRDPRNAVPLYDTIGAEPSAYASLPDSAGLSMGEFDGRAYLIGTAVAADGGGLGRPWLMHTLVSTATADAGVLELRDRFIAFGIVFLLVSTAAGLAFARSLARPIVALQVAASRLAERDFDTPLPPARSDEIGSLTASFDAMRSALRSNEQQRSESEQKIRRLAYYDQVTGLPNRAYLQDYLASALAAAVRRHKQLAVLYFDLDHFKRINDTLGHGAGDLLLGETAQRLGECVRASDMLMRGAQRAGGERSEAAHAIARFGGDEFVLVLNDLDDAYGVARVARRLQDAFVAPFKLGSDELFVTSSIGIAMFPDDGADADTLLRNADAAMYDAKQHGRNNYSFYMKEMNARARDRLSLEGRLRKAIEQEQFELHYQPQIDLCNNRLIGLEALVRWADPEKGLVSPMEFIPLAEETGLIVPLGEWILKRACRQMRAWNGTALEGVRVAINLSLRQVKEKNFATLVGEVLAANQLPASQLELELTESVLMEDSDGPGRILDSLKAMGLSLSIDDFGTGYSSLSYLKRFAINSLKIDRSFVRDMEGDANDQAIITAIIAMAHKLNLDVVAEGVETREQALLLRQFNCDQIQGYWISRPLPAADVERFAGAPIAVLDTLPPVSPTPTLLRLPQDGLRHAAGES, encoded by the coding sequence ATGAGACTCGGTGTACGCACCGCGGCGTGGGCGCTGGCCCTGTCCAGCATTCCCATGCTGGGCATGGCGGTGCTGACCTTCTATTCCTCGCGCACCACCCTGCGCGAAGAGCTCGACAGCCAGCTGCTGTCGGCCGCGCGCAGCGAACTGGCGACCGTCAGCCAGTTCGTGACGGACGCCGCCGCCGATCTCGCCACCTGGAGCAACCTGCACATCATCCAGGACGTGCTCACCGACGACGAGCAAGGCGACGCCTCGCGCGAACTCGCGCGGCTGGCGCGCCAGTCGTCGAATTTCACCGAGATCCTGGCCTTGAACGATCACGGCCGCGTGGTGGCCGCCACCCGTACCGCCTACATCGGTCTCGACCTTGGCGATTCCGCCGCGTTCCGCGCCGCCAGCGCGCGCGGCGCCTATCGCAGCGACATCGAGCATTCGTCGATCTCCGGCAGCAAGGCGCTGACCATCGCCGAGCCGATACGCGCCGATTACGACCAGCACGCCATCATCGGCGCCCTCATCGGCGTCATCGACTGGAACCGGGTGAGTGACGACCTGCACAGTCTCAGCGTGCTCGGCGCTCGCCAGGACCGCGACCGTCGCCTGCTGTTGCGCGATCCGCGCAACGCCGTGCCGCTTTACGACACCATCGGCGCCGAACCGAGCGCCTATGCCTCGCTGCCCGACAGCGCGGGCCTCAGCATGGGTGAATTCGACGGTCGCGCTTACCTGATAGGCACGGCGGTGGCGGCCGACGGCGGCGGCCTCGGACGCCCGTGGCTCATGCACACCCTGGTCTCGACCGCCACGGCCGACGCCGGCGTGCTGGAGCTGCGCGACCGTTTCATTGCCTTCGGCATCGTGTTCCTGCTGGTGTCGACCGCGGCCGGCCTGGCTTTCGCGCGCTCGCTGGCGCGCCCGATAGTGGCGCTGCAGGTGGCGGCCAGCCGCCTGGCCGAGCGCGACTTCGACACCCCGCTGCCACCCGCGCGCAGCGACGAGATCGGCAGCCTGACGGCGAGCTTCGACGCCATGCGCTCGGCGCTCAGATCCAACGAGCAACAGCGCAGCGAATCCGAGCAGAAGATTCGACGCCTGGCCTATTACGACCAGGTCACCGGCCTGCCGAACCGCGCCTACCTGCAGGACTACCTGGCCAGCGCGCTGGCCGCGGCGGTGCGTCGCCACAAACAGCTGGCGGTGCTGTATTTCGATCTCGATCACTTCAAGCGTATCAATGACACGCTCGGCCACGGCGCCGGCGACCTGTTGCTCGGCGAGACCGCGCAACGTCTCGGCGAATGCGTGCGCGCTTCGGACATGCTCATGCGCGGCGCGCAACGCGCCGGCGGAGAGCGGTCGGAAGCGGCGCATGCCATCGCGCGTTTCGGCGGCGACGAATTCGTGCTGGTGTTGAACGACCTCGACGATGCCTACGGCGTGGCGCGCGTCGCACGGCGCCTGCAGGACGCCTTCGTGGCGCCGTTCAAACTGGGCTCCGATGAACTGTTCGTCACCTCCAGCATCGGCATCGCGATGTTTCCGGACGACGGCGCCGACGCCGACACCCTGTTGCGCAATGCCGATGCGGCGATGTACGACGCCAAGCAACACGGCCGTAATAACTACAGCTTCTACATGAAGGAGATGAATGCGCGGGCGCGTGATCGCTTGTCTCTCGAAGGGCGGCTGCGCAAGGCCATCGAACAGGAACAGTTCGAACTCCACTACCAGCCACAGATAGACCTCTGCAACAACCGGCTCATCGGCCTCGAAGCGCTGGTGCGCTGGGCCGATCCGGAAAAGGGCCTGGTCAGCCCCATGGAGTTCATTCCGCTGGCCGAGGAAACCGGTCTCATCGTGCCACTGGGCGAATGGATCTTGAAACGCGCCTGTCGGCAGATGCGCGCCTGGAATGGCACGGCGCTCGAAGGCGTGCGTGTGGCCATCAACCTGTCGCTGCGCCAGGTCAAGGAAAAGAACTTCGCGACCCTGGTCGGCGAGGTACTGGCGGCCAACCAACTGCCCGCCTCGCAGCTCGAACTCGAATTGACCGAATCGGTGTTGATGGAAGACAGCGATGGCCCCGGTCGCATTCTCGACAGCCTGAAGGCAATGGGCTTGAGCCTCTCGATCGACGATTTCGGCACCGGCTATTCGTCGCTCAGCTATCTCAAGCGTTTCGCCATCAACAGCCTCAAGATCGACCGCAGTTTCGTGCGTGACATGGAAGGCGACGCCAACGACCAGGCCATCATCACCGCCATCATCGCGATGGCGCACAAGCTCAACCTCGACGTGGTGGCCGAAGGCGTGGAAACGCGCGAACAGGCGCTCTTGCTGCGCCAGTTCAACTGCGATCAGATCCAGGGCTACTGGATCAGCCGGCCGCTGCCGGCGGCCGATGTCGAACGATTCGCCGGCGCGCCGATCGCGGTGCTGGACACGCTGCCGCCGGTGAGCCCCACGCCGACGCTGCTGCGCTTGCCGCAGGACGGTTTGCGTCACGCCGCCGGCGAATCCTGA
- a CDS encoding molybdopterin-dependent oxidoreductase — MSNASAGERVVHRTCPLCEATCGLELTVHGERVLRVRGDRDDVFSAGYLCPKGVALGELHDDPDRLRQPLVKTATGFREASWDEAFAAVEAGLAPILARGDRNAVALYAGNPVSHNLGANLYLRPLIRALATQNFYSASTVDQMPKHLVSGLLFGDPQALPVPDVDHCQFLLMLGANPWESNGSLWTAPNLPARLKALRKRGGKLVVLDPRRTRTAAHADEHHAIRPGTDALWLLAVARVIVFERLAKPDRLAKITSGLEPLRELLAPFTPRAVAAHCGIAAEHTERLARELVASPAAAVYARFGTHAARFGTLAAWATELLNVLTGNLDRRGGVMFPRGVHERVRETGSGAGFRYSRWRSRVHGHGEVMSELPVATLADEITTPGRGQVRALLTVAGNPVLSTPDGSRLAAALAGLEFMVSVDLYLNETSRHADVILPPPSALERAHYDLFFYRLSVRAIANYSPAVFDPPGLSESAILARLALIVRGEGAGADAGIIDKELLAELVQREATHPQSLLAGRELDEVLASLDGDTPCERILDFLLRTGAEGEGFGRRADGLSLARLREHPHGIDFGPLQARLPGLLKTPSGRIELVSDVITGELARLRREVLEQAPGDALLLIGRREFQSNNSWLHNLPSLATGHASCVLHMHPDDARRRGLDDGGAVRIRSAAASVVVPLAVTSAIAPGVVSLPHGYGHGLAGTRLTVANGVGGASANDLTEGVLEGPSGNAVLNGVAVEVEAA, encoded by the coding sequence ATGTCCAATGCCAGCGCCGGCGAGCGCGTCGTCCATCGCACCTGTCCCCTGTGTGAGGCCACCTGCGGCCTCGAACTGACCGTTCATGGCGAGCGCGTGCTGCGCGTACGCGGCGATCGGGACGATGTGTTCAGCGCCGGCTACCTGTGTCCGAAGGGCGTGGCGCTCGGTGAACTGCACGACGATCCCGACCGCCTGCGCCAACCCCTGGTCAAGACCGCGACGGGCTTTCGCGAAGCGAGCTGGGACGAAGCCTTCGCCGCCGTCGAGGCCGGTCTCGCACCTATCCTTGCGCGCGGCGATCGCAACGCGGTGGCGCTCTATGCCGGCAACCCCGTGTCACACAATCTCGGCGCCAATCTCTACCTGCGCCCGCTGATCCGCGCGCTCGCCACCCAGAATTTCTATTCCGCCTCGACCGTCGACCAGATGCCCAAGCACCTGGTGAGCGGCCTCTTGTTCGGCGACCCGCAGGCGCTGCCGGTGCCCGATGTCGATCACTGCCAGTTCCTGCTCATGCTCGGCGCCAATCCCTGGGAGTCGAACGGCAGCCTGTGGACCGCGCCCAACCTGCCGGCGCGTCTGAAAGCGCTGCGCAAGCGTGGCGGCAAGCTGGTGGTACTCGATCCGCGCCGTACGCGCACCGCGGCGCATGCCGATGAACATCACGCCATCCGTCCCGGTACCGACGCGCTGTGGCTGCTGGCAGTGGCGCGCGTGATCGTGTTCGAACGCCTGGCCAAGCCCGACCGCCTGGCCAAGATCACGAGTGGCCTGGAACCTTTGCGAGAACTCCTGGCGCCCTTCACGCCGCGCGCCGTGGCCGCGCACTGCGGCATCGCCGCCGAGCACACCGAGCGACTCGCGCGGGAACTGGTGGCCAGCCCCGCCGCCGCGGTGTATGCGCGCTTCGGCACCCACGCGGCGCGCTTCGGCACGCTGGCCGCATGGGCCACCGAATTGCTGAACGTGTTGACCGGCAACCTCGATCGGCGCGGCGGCGTGATGTTTCCGCGCGGCGTACATGAGCGCGTGCGCGAAACCGGCAGCGGCGCGGGCTTTCGCTACTCACGTTGGCGTTCGCGCGTGCATGGCCACGGCGAAGTGATGAGCGAACTGCCGGTGGCGACGCTCGCCGACGAGATCACGACGCCGGGTCGCGGCCAGGTGCGCGCGCTGCTGACGGTGGCCGGCAACCCGGTGCTGTCGACGCCCGACGGTTCGCGCCTGGCGGCGGCGCTCGCCGGGCTCGAATTCATGGTCAGCGTCGACCTCTATCTCAACGAAACCTCGCGCCATGCCGACGTCATCCTGCCGCCGCCCTCGGCGCTGGAGCGCGCGCATTACGACTTGTTCTTCTATCGCCTGTCGGTGCGCGCCATCGCCAACTACTCGCCGGCGGTGTTCGACCCGCCGGGCCTGTCGGAGTCCGCGATCCTCGCGCGTCTCGCCTTGATCGTGCGCGGCGAAGGCGCCGGCGCCGACGCCGGCATCATCGATAAGGAACTGCTGGCCGAACTCGTGCAGAGGGAAGCCACGCACCCGCAATCACTGCTGGCCGGACGCGAGCTCGACGAGGTGCTGGCGAGCCTCGACGGTGACACGCCCTGCGAACGCATTCTCGACTTCCTGCTGCGCACTGGCGCCGAGGGCGAAGGCTTCGGACGACGCGCCGACGGCCTGTCGCTGGCGCGGCTGCGCGAGCATCCCCACGGCATCGACTTCGGCCCCCTGCAAGCGCGCCTGCCGGGCCTGCTGAAAACGCCGAGTGGTCGCATCGAACTGGTGTCGGACGTCATCACCGGTGAGCTCGCGCGCCTGCGCCGCGAAGTGCTGGAACAAGCGCCTGGCGATGCACTGCTGCTGATCGGCCGTCGCGAATTCCAGTCCAACAATTCGTGGCTGCACAACCTGCCGTCGCTGGCCACCGGCCATGCGAGCTGCGTATTGCACATGCATCCCGACGATGCGCGTCGGCGTGGGCTCGACGATGGCGGCGCGGTACGCATCCGCAGCGCCGCGGCCAGCGTGGTGGTGCCCCTGGCGGTGACCAGCGCCATCGCGCCAGGCGTGGTGAGCCTGCCCCATGGCTACGGCCATGGTCTCGCCGGTACGCGCCTGACGGTCGCCAACGGCGTCGGCGGCGCGAGCGCAAACGATCTCACCGAAGGCGTGTTGGAAGGTCCGTCGGGCAACGCCGTGCTGAACGGCGTCGCGGTAGAGGTCGAGGCGGCCTGA